A single window of Bradyrhizobium daqingense DNA harbors:
- a CDS encoding phytochelatin synthase family protein, which produces MKRWHRVSISSIVVAVGLVCAGALVVSRTHVPSDAIASSVTRTPELIERAWHLPVAATFQRHVDWQSNGSRCGPAAVANAYRSLGEAARTEGDVLAGTWSCWTGVCIMGLTLDELAKVAQSKTKRNVTILRDLSEKQFLEHLRRSNDPGRRYVVNFDRAQIFGAGSGHHSPIGGYFEAEDLVFVLDVNVDFQPWLVERKRLFDAANTFDGDKKRGLLVIE; this is translated from the coding sequence ATGAAGCGATGGCACCGCGTAAGCATCAGCAGCATCGTTGTCGCCGTGGGTCTGGTGTGTGCCGGGGCCCTGGTGGTCAGTCGAACGCACGTTCCATCAGACGCCATAGCGTCATCGGTAACACGTACTCCTGAGCTTATAGAGCGTGCGTGGCACCTGCCCGTGGCAGCCACATTTCAAAGACACGTTGATTGGCAGTCAAACGGCTCTCGCTGCGGACCTGCCGCTGTTGCGAATGCGTACCGGTCGCTTGGCGAGGCGGCAAGGACGGAGGGCGACGTGTTGGCCGGCACGTGGAGCTGCTGGACAGGGGTATGCATCATGGGCCTCACGCTCGACGAACTGGCCAAAGTCGCCCAGTCGAAGACCAAGCGGAACGTTACCATCTTGCGCGATCTCAGCGAGAAGCAGTTCCTGGAGCATCTCCGTCGCTCCAACGACCCGGGGCGGCGCTACGTCGTGAATTTCGATCGCGCTCAAATTTTTGGCGCTGGTAGCGGGCACCATTCCCCAATCGGGGGCTATTTCGAAGCCGAGGACCTCGTTTTCGTGCTCGATGTCAATGTTGATTTTCAGCCATGGCTCGTCGAGCGGAAGCGGCTGTTCGACGCTGCCAATACGTTCGACGGCGATAAAAAGCGAGGACTGCTGGTCATAGAGTAA
- a CDS encoding dodecin family protein produces MPESVYKVIELIGTSKDSWERAAANAVEQAAKSLRDLRIAEVVKLDMQLDEKGTVEAYRAKLNVSFKFEGT; encoded by the coding sequence ATGCCCGAGAGCGTCTACAAGGTCATCGAACTGATCGGCACCAGTAAAGACTCGTGGGAGAGGGCGGCCGCCAATGCGGTCGAGCAAGCCGCCAAATCTCTGCGGGATCTTCGCATCGCAGAGGTCGTCAAGCTCGATATGCAACTGGATGAGAAGGGAACGGTCGAGGCTTATCGCGCCAAGCTCAACGTATCGTTCAAGTTCGAGGGCA